The DNA segment TTCAACATTTTGGGCGGAAGTTTAGTGATTATATTATCAATACTTCGGAATGTTTGAGAAACGATTGCAGCGGCTTATCACCTATCACTtttctttaactttgtaatacATATATGCAAAAATTCCCGTGTACATGCCGTATGCGAAgagtattttcgataaaatataaataaagccGAAATGAGCAGTTGTGTCGCGGCCCATATGTTATCAGTTTCTTCTAGTTTTTGTCCATCTAATATCAACCAGATTTTCGTTGGGATGATTAAAATCATTGCCACAGCCTCTCCTCCTGGTGCAGGCTGTTCATTTTCTACTTTGCGAAAACTTTCTgccgtaaaaaataaattaaatattaagataTCATGCTAACTAATGACACATTGAATAGTACGAAAAAAGTATGTAGTTAACTAACCAAAAAGAGCTAAGTGGGGTACGCCACAGCATTTGCCATAGAAGGAAGAGTACTTCATATGTGTTTAGAGAAAATTCATAGTTAATGAATGTAATTAATAAAGTTACCAATTACGGTAACATATTCCTAACTACTctaatcttttatttttccttcatatgcaatattatttacaataaaatatttgtactaTAAACGCAACAGCGGATTGCAAATTCAAACCCCTTTGCCTTATATGTATTATGAAAACGCCAGAATTTCTGCAGAATTTCGATTTCAAAATCTCAAGCCTCCACGTTTGTATAAGAACGTGTTGCTTCAAGTCcaattttgtttcagattttCGATCTCAAACTAGGAATTCCATCCTAGGAAATTGAGGGATAAGATAAACTAGATTCCAAATCTTAAGTACTTCCAATAAAACATAAAACACGAAaactaaaattgaagttttgatgtacttttcagtttaaaattgaaattaattaaaaatattgtacggCTTTAAGCCacttattttaaatgttcaaacttTTGCTATTTTCCAAGgtgacaaacaaaaatattaattaaacttaCCATGTTTTTTCAGCAAACACTTCTGAAATACCGGTAATAGTTTTACGCGAAATTTCTTCGATTTGGCATATTTAAAATGGAACACATGACATTTGGTGTCCAAGATCATCCAAATGACTGTGCTAGGGCAAACGAAGTGACGTTTCTCAAGCCTgtctcctttttctttttttctaacgtAGCTTGTGGATGCACGCCCATCAATGCAACAGCAAACCATTTTGCACACACAAGAACGCGGACGCCGCCATTTGcaaaacttgtatttcaacgcTTTTCCGCAAGCAAACAAAAGTGTATGCAAGAACGTACAATATAATGGATAAAGTAGAACAATgatgattaataaatttaaaaaatgtaaatcaagaataattaaataataatttgaatggcAGGAAAAACATAGcgttattaactaaaaaagaataaaccaatATACTTGATATGAAGAAAACTgatcaataatttaatatttcaaacacaattttatctaaatatttaaaaaaatgttttcgttgaaatgtattatgtaaatatttcaaaaaaattataattgtattagaacatagtaatataattttctttctaaatccattatcattatattttgtatttttttaagtttacaatttCTGTATTTAAGAGAAAATGCCAATGTTAATATAACTTTATACAGGAGTATTGTCTTTTGGAAAATAGTGCCAAACAatgctaaatatttttgaaaaaattacagaaagtttacgatttttaaactttgatttctttttcaaagttttcagtagcgttatcattaataattaaattgtgtaAGATAATTGAAGtatcaaatttgattattttctatcattacggatctaatttttaattatttcaaaatataaggaaaaaatactttatcaaagggaacttttaaaattcaaatttatatttatttatattttgacaatttatttaaacgtcttaaaaaatgcaacaaagataTCTATGCAAATGtgcgaatttcaataattttaactctgaagaggcagagttgaattggtgagaattaaaattttagaatttacattccacatgaaggaattaaaccaacttattacacatattttgtgaacttattagaaggaatcaaataaaatcaaaatatgaccacttctgaggaataaaaaatatctctgtgaggtgcgttaccggtacaattaaaaggaattaaatatattgaaaactcgttctctttgggagaatagaaaacaatgtggcggtcgctatggaaatagaagtgaaagtttcggaggtatcttattcttatgttggcattttagacagacggaaaaatcgcgcattcaatataatagaataatcttcacttttccgctgaaatctgaaaatattaatttttctctattctacgcttattaccaggAACTCTGACCTCGACGAACCTTGTTTTTTCTCCGTCACCCGATTTTTGACGACcgtgaaattttcttttgttaaaattaccCCGACGTTCCGATTGGTTCGCGCACCAGTCACAAGCGGAAAAGACTGCCAGGCTGGTCGCGCTCTACCAGCAGCCAATATAGaagttaatattaataattgattattattatt comes from the Belonocnema kinseyi isolate 2016_QV_RU_SX_M_011 chromosome 6, B_treatae_v1, whole genome shotgun sequence genome and includes:
- the LOC117175166 gene encoding uncharacterized protein LOC117175166 — encoded protein: MYSSFYGKCCGVPHLALFESFRKVENEQPAPGGEAVAMILIIPTKIWLILDGQKLEETDNIWAATQLLISALFIFYRKYSSHTACTREFLHICITKLKKSDR